A stretch of Brassica rapa cultivar Chiifu-401-42 chromosome A08, CAAS_Brap_v3.01, whole genome shotgun sequence DNA encodes these proteins:
- the LOC103833708 gene encoding tRNA pseudouridine synthase A isoform X2 codes for MASRVYAHYHHGDACSKARWNTRETFRFMYDRPWQHVLDFYSNAVARKLSVLNLFEPNILAHDDGEREGMPLETELETCGRKDGRTGRWERVNFKILLSYNGASFDGWQKQPDLHTVQSVVEKSLGAFVDEKKAQLLKKKCKPLEGRVLVAGRTDKGVSALNQVCSFYTWRKDIEPIDIEDAINKDASGKLRVVSVSKVSREFHPNFSAKWRRYLYIFPLDHACGSGKDRENLIFDENLGKQRNGLLSEENTEGVGEKDDELETEEVDGAKPSDFSVSKVDQLLQQLQGKLLSYKMFARDLKAARNEGPPTECFMYHARAAEIRLPSPEYVEGRRVMCVELVANRFLRKMVRVLVATSIREAAAGAENDALLKLVEASCRRATAPPAPSEGLCLFDVGYVDFDPHSSLIS; via the exons ATGGCGAGCAGAGTCTACGCTCATTACCACCACGGAGATGCCTGCAGCAAAGCTCGCTGGAACACCAG AGAGACATTCCGGTTTATGTATGATAGGCCATGGCAACATGTTCTTGATTTCTACTCAAATGCAGTGGCGAGAAAGCTTTCAGTCCTGAACTTGTTTGAGCCCAAT ATTTTGGCCCATGATGATGGGGAAAGAGAAGGGATGCCTCTTGAAACTGAGTTGGAGACTTGCGGTAGAAAAGATGGGAGGACGGGGAGGTGGGAAAGAGTAAACTTCAAGATACTTCTTTCATACAATGGAGCTTCCTTTGATGGATGGCAGAAACAGCCTGACTTGCACACTGTTCAGAG TGTAGTAGAGAAGTCTCTGGGGGCATTTGTGGATGAAAAGAAAGCCCAACTTCTGAAGAAAAAATGTAAACCATTAGAAGGACGTGTACTTGTTGCGGGAAGAACCGACAAAGGAGTGTCTGCTCTTAATCAAGTTTGTTCTTTCT ATACCTGGAGAAAAGACATTGAACCCATTGATATAGAAGATGCTATCAATAAAGATGCTTCCGGGAAACTTAGGGTTGTGTCAGTCTCCAAG GTTTCCCGAGAATTTCATCCGAATTTTTCTGCAAAATGGAGGCGCTATTTGTATATCTTTCCCTTGGATCATGCGTGCGGGAGTGGCAAAGATCGTGAGAACTTAATCTTTGATGAAAACCTAGGAAAGCAAAGAAATGGGCTCTTAAGTGAAGAGAATACTGAAGGAGTAGGCGAGAAGGACGATGAGCTTGAAACAGAAGAGGTGGATGGAGCAAAACCAAGTGACTTTAGTGTAAGCAAGGTTGATCAACTTTTACAGCAGCTTCAAGGAAAACTATTATCCTACAAGATGTTTGCTCGTGATCTAAAAGCTGCAAGAAACGA AGGTCCACCTACAGAATGCTTCATGTACCATGCACGGGCAGCCGAGATTAGATTGCCCTCTCCT GAGTATGTGGAAGGAAGGAGAGTGATGTGCGTTGAGCTTGTCGCTAACCGATTTCTCCGGAAG ATGGTTCGAGTTCTTGTAGCAACATCAATACGAGAAGCTGCTGCTGGCGCGGAAAATGATGCATTGTTAAAACTTGTAGAAGCTTCATGCAGACGAGCCACAGCTCCTCCGGCTCCATCTGAAGGTCTCTGTCTCTTCGATGTTGGTTATGTTGACTTTGACCCTCATTCTTCTCTCATTTCTTGA
- the LOC103833708 gene encoding tRNA pseudouridine synthase A isoform X1: MASRVYAHYHHGDACSKARWNTRETFRFMYDRPWQHVLDFYSNAVARKLSVLNLFEPNKILAHDDGEREGMPLETELETCGRKDGRTGRWERVNFKILLSYNGASFDGWQKQPDLHTVQSVVEKSLGAFVDEKKAQLLKKKCKPLEGRVLVAGRTDKGVSALNQVCSFYTWRKDIEPIDIEDAINKDASGKLRVVSVSKVSREFHPNFSAKWRRYLYIFPLDHACGSGKDRENLIFDENLGKQRNGLLSEENTEGVGEKDDELETEEVDGAKPSDFSVSKVDQLLQQLQGKLLSYKMFARDLKAARNEGPPTECFMYHARAAEIRLPSPEYVEGRRVMCVELVANRFLRKMVRVLVATSIREAAAGAENDALLKLVEASCRRATAPPAPSEGLCLFDVGYVDFDPHSSLIS; the protein is encoded by the exons ATGGCGAGCAGAGTCTACGCTCATTACCACCACGGAGATGCCTGCAGCAAAGCTCGCTGGAACACCAG AGAGACATTCCGGTTTATGTATGATAGGCCATGGCAACATGTTCTTGATTTCTACTCAAATGCAGTGGCGAGAAAGCTTTCAGTCCTGAACTTGTTTGAGCCCAAT AAGATTTTGGCCCATGATGATGGGGAAAGAGAAGGGATGCCTCTTGAAACTGAGTTGGAGACTTGCGGTAGAAAAGATGGGAGGACGGGGAGGTGGGAAAGAGTAAACTTCAAGATACTTCTTTCATACAATGGAGCTTCCTTTGATGGATGGCAGAAACAGCCTGACTTGCACACTGTTCAGAG TGTAGTAGAGAAGTCTCTGGGGGCATTTGTGGATGAAAAGAAAGCCCAACTTCTGAAGAAAAAATGTAAACCATTAGAAGGACGTGTACTTGTTGCGGGAAGAACCGACAAAGGAGTGTCTGCTCTTAATCAAGTTTGTTCTTTCT ATACCTGGAGAAAAGACATTGAACCCATTGATATAGAAGATGCTATCAATAAAGATGCTTCCGGGAAACTTAGGGTTGTGTCAGTCTCCAAG GTTTCCCGAGAATTTCATCCGAATTTTTCTGCAAAATGGAGGCGCTATTTGTATATCTTTCCCTTGGATCATGCGTGCGGGAGTGGCAAAGATCGTGAGAACTTAATCTTTGATGAAAACCTAGGAAAGCAAAGAAATGGGCTCTTAAGTGAAGAGAATACTGAAGGAGTAGGCGAGAAGGACGATGAGCTTGAAACAGAAGAGGTGGATGGAGCAAAACCAAGTGACTTTAGTGTAAGCAAGGTTGATCAACTTTTACAGCAGCTTCAAGGAAAACTATTATCCTACAAGATGTTTGCTCGTGATCTAAAAGCTGCAAGAAACGA AGGTCCACCTACAGAATGCTTCATGTACCATGCACGGGCAGCCGAGATTAGATTGCCCTCTCCT GAGTATGTGGAAGGAAGGAGAGTGATGTGCGTTGAGCTTGTCGCTAACCGATTTCTCCGGAAG ATGGTTCGAGTTCTTGTAGCAACATCAATACGAGAAGCTGCTGCTGGCGCGGAAAATGATGCATTGTTAAAACTTGTAGAAGCTTCATGCAGACGAGCCACAGCTCCTCCGGCTCCATCTGAAGGTCTCTGTCTCTTCGATGTTGGTTATGTTGACTTTGACCCTCATTCTTCTCTCATTTCTTGA
- the LOC103833709 gene encoding pollen receptor-like kinase 1 codes for MLLMQILLFTIHFVSQLCLPTQAVTLSSFSRGYAPLMQVRSFDAMMVPVVSLLLLFLLSTPIHGLSDSEAIIRFKKSLVVGQPNALASWDDKTPPCTWAGVLCNRGSVWGLQMENLELSGSIDIDALAGLTSLRTLSFMNNKFGGPLPEFKKLSALKSLYLSNNQFEGEIPMNAFEGMGWLKKIYLAQNKFTGEIPISMATLPKLLELRVDGNQFTGKIPEFEHKLHMLNLSNNAFIGHIPESLSMMDPKVFQGNKGLCGKPLETACDTPINELPPQLEAPPKPSSSRTPLVIMAVVTVLMVVIIIGVIILVNRKNKNKQPPLGLETKPSSLQKKTGIREADQSRRDRQQSSHGNGSRRGKKMDTSGGGVENTKLSFLREDRERFELQDLLKASAEILGSGCFGASYKAVLSSGVSMVVKRFKQMNNEGREEFQEHMNRLGRLRHNNLLPIVAYYYRKEEKLLVCDFAERGSLAVNLHGNQSLGTPSLDWPTRLKVVKGVARGLLYLHQDLPGLMAPHGHLKSSNVLLTKNFEPLLTDYGLIPMIDQMKAQEHMVAYKSPEYLQHRRVTKKTDVWGLGILILEILTGKFPANNLQNGNKNEEDLVSWVNLGFQGVWAPSLFDKEMGKTSHCEGQIVSLLKIGLSCCEPDVEKRLEIGAAVEKIEELKEQQGDSEDFYSTYVSETDGRSSKGASTESINV; via the exons ATGCTTTTGATGCAAATCCTTCTCTTTACCATTCATTTCGTCTCTCAGCTGTGTCTTCCAACTCAAGCTGTAACATTGTCTTCCTTCTCAAGAGGGTACGCGCCTCTAATGCAGGTGCGTTCCTTCGACGCCATGATGGTACCAGTAGTGTCTCTCCTCTTACTTTTCCTCCTATCCACACCCATCCATGGTCTTTCGGATTCCGAAGCAATCATCAGGTTTAAGAAATCTTTAGTTGTTGGCCAGCCAAATGCATTGGCCTCATGGGACGATAAAACTCCTCCCTGCACTTGGGCTGGTGTCTTGTGCAACAGAGGCTCTGTCTGGGGACTGCAAATGGAGAATTTGGAGCTTTCCGGTTCTATAGACATTGACGCATTGGCGGGTTTGACATCTTTGAGGACTTTAAGCTTCATGAACAACAAGTTTGGAGGACCACTCCCAGAGTTCAAGAAACTCTCTGCTCTCAAGTCGCTTTATCTGTCCAACAATCAATTCGAAGGAGAGATACCAATGAATGCTTTTGAAGGTATGGGGTGGCTGAAGAAGATCTATTTGGCCCAAAACAAGTTTACCGGTGAAATTCCAATATCCATGGCCACACTGCCAAAGCTTTTAGAACTGAGAGTTGATGGGAACCAATTCACTGGAAAAATACCAGAGTTTGAACACAAGCTCCACATGTTAAACCTTTCAAACAATGCATTTATAGGTCATATCCCTGAGAGTCTCAGCATGATGGATCCAAAGGTGTTCCAAGGTAACAAAGGCTTATGTGGAAAACCTCTAGAAACAGCATGTGATACACCTATCAATGAACTTCCTCCACAGCTTGAGGCACCACCAAAACCATCATCATCAAGGACACCTCTCGTCATAATGGCAGTGGTCACGGTGCTGATGGTAGTCATAATCATTGGCGTCATCATCTTGGTTAACCGGAAAAATAAGAATAAACAACCACCTTTGGGTTTGGAAACTAAACCATCAAGTCTACagaagaaaactgggatcagaGAAGCAGACCAAAGCCGTAGAGATAGACAACAATCTAGCCATGGAAACGGCTCGCGCCGGGGTAAGAAGATGGATACATCAGGTGGAGGAGTGGAGAACACAAAGCTTTCATTCTTGAGGGAAGATAGGGAAAGATTTGAGCTTCAAGATTTGTTGAAGGCTTCGGCGGAGATACTTGGAAGTGGATGTTTTGGGGCATCCTATAAGGCAGTGCTATCAAGTGGAGTATCGATGGTTGTGAAGAGGTTCAAGCAGATGAATAATGAAGGGAGGGAAGAGTTTCAAGAGCACATGAATAGACTTGGGAGATTAAGACACAATAATCTGCTTCCCATTGTTGCTTATTACTATAGAAAAGAGGAAAAACTATTGGTATGTGATTTTGCTGAGAGAGGAAGTTTGGCTGTTAATCTTCATG GTAATCAATCGTTAGGAACACCAAGTTTGGATTGGCCAACAAGATTGAAAGTTGTGAAAGGAGTGGCGAGGGGACTGTTATATCTCCACCAAGATCTACCTGGCCTAATGGCTCCACATGGTCATCTGAAATCCTCCAACGTTCTCCTCACCAAAAACTTTGAACCTCTTCTCACAGACTATGGCTTAATCCCTATGATCGACCAAATGAAGGCACAGGAACACATGGTGGCCTATAAATCCCCAGAGTATTTGCAACACCGACGTGTCACCAAGAAAACTGATGTATGGGGGCTTGGCATACTCATTTTGGAGATCCTAACCGGAAAATTCCCAGCCAATAACTTGCAAAATGGTAACAAGAATGAGGAGGATTTAGTAAGTTGGGTTAACTTGGGTTTCCAAGGGGTATGGGCGCCGAGTTTGTTTGATAAGGAGATGGGCAAGACAAGCCATTGTGAAGGACAGATTGTCAGTCTCTTGAAAATCGGTCTGAGCTGTTGTGAACCGGACGTGGAGAAAAGGTTGGAGATAGGAGCGGCCGTGGAGAAGATTGAGGAGTTGAAAGAGCAACAAGGGGATAGCGAAGACTTCTACTCAACGTATGTGAGTGAAACTGATGGAAGGTCATCTAAAGGAGCGTCAACCGAGAGCATCAACGTGTAG
- the LOC103833710 gene encoding U-box domain-containing protein 35: protein MMKSGEKREEIITLAIDRDKESQNALKWTVDNLVSKGQTLILLHVKLKQFPSLPYSGSYPNRSGDDGTELFLPFRCYCARKDVLCQDVIVEDISAAKGILDYVQKNAIETLVLGASKMNLLRFKAADVSNTVMKRAPSFCTVYAISKGKISSMKSATSSLPNSTMRSNMNVERRQHTMHRIHDEIQIEIKRGYEGRYQPSMTDSDISFVSSGRPSVDLMFPSFDDHIEVPRLSVNSDYEENRISFATSSSSDKQSIDLGSSYTAFSSSSGRPSCSLSTQDEIEAEMRKLKMELKHTMDMYNSACKEAISAKKAATELHKWKADKERKLEEVRLSKEEAMAMAESEKEKSRVAIETTVAAHRIAELEAQKTKHIIEENNKSVVKTTDLIYRKYIIEEIEEATEDFSPSRKIGEGGYGPVYKGTLDFTQVAIKVLRPDAAQGRSQFQQEVEVLTSMRHPNMVLLLGACPEYGCLVYEYMANGSLDDCLFRRGNSPALSWQLRFRIAAEIATGLHFLHQMKPEPLVHRDLKPGNILLDQHYVSKISDVGLARLVPPSVADTATQYRMTSTAGTFCYIDPEYQKTGMLGTKSDIYSFGIMLLQILTAKPPMGLTYHVERAIENRTFAEMLDPSVPDWPLEEALVAAKLAVQCAELRRKDRPDLGNVVLPELNRLKTLAEESMLPTNIGGSKRPTRNRNNNIYIKSPLSTTSLHV, encoded by the exons ATGATGAAAAGCGGcgagaaaagagaagaaatcATTACATTGGCCATCGACAGAGACAAAGAGAGTCAGAACGCATTGAAATGGACGGTAGACAACCTTGTTAGCAAAGGCCAGACTCTTATTCTTCTTCACGTCAAACTCAAACAGTTCCCTTCTCTTCCCTATTCAG GGTCTTACCCAAATAGGTCAGGCGATGACGGGACAGAATTGTTTCTTCCATTCCGCTGCTATTGTGCTAGAAAAGAC GTCCTCTGCCAAGACGTGATTGTGGAGGACATAAGTGCGGCTAAAGGAATACTTGATTATGTTCAAAAGAATGCAATCGAGACTCTAGTACTCGGTGCATCCAAAATGAATCTTTTAAGGTTCAAAGCAGCGGATGTTTCAAACACCGTCATGAAAAGGGCACCGAGTTTCTGTACAGTTTATGCAATCTCTAAAGGAAAAATCTCCTCCATGAAGTCTGCAACATCTTCACTTCCCAACTCCACGATGCGGAGCAATATGAATG TTGAAAGGAGGCAACATACAATGCATAGAATACATGACGAGATCCAGATAGAGATTAA AAGAGGATACGAAGGCAGATACCAGCCCTCAATGACAGACTCCGACATATCATTTGTGAGTAGTGGAAGACCAAGCGTGGATCTTATGTTCCCTTCCTTTGATGACCATATTGAGGTTCCCCGCCTCTCAGTCAACTCTGATTATGAAGAAAATCGTATTAGTTTTGCAACCTCATCCTCTTCGGATAAGCAGTCCATCGATCTTGGCTCTTCATATACAGCCTTCTCTTCAAGCTCCGGGAGACCTTCATGTTCCCTATCTACCCAA GATGAGATTGAAGCCGAGATGAGAAAGCTGAAAATGGAGCTAAAGCATACAATGGACATGTATAACAGTGCATGCAAGGAAGCAATCTCTGCTAAGAAGGCA GCTACTGAGTTACACAAGTGGAAAGCAGATAAGGAACGTAAACTCGAAGAGGTAAGACTTTCGAAGGAAGAAGCAATGGCAATGGCTGAGAGTGAGAAAGAAAAGAGCAGAGTAGCCATTGAAACTACAGTAGCAGCTCACAGAATAGCAGAACTTGAAGCTCAAAAGACAAAGCATATTATTGAGGAAAATAACAAGTCTGTAGTGAAAACAACTGATTTGATAtacagaaaatatataattgaggAGATTGAAGAAGCCACTGAAGATTTTTCACCGAGTCGAAAGATTGGAGAAGGAGGCTATGGTCCTGTTTACAAGGGAACACTGGATTTTACTCAAGTGGCAATAAAAGTACTAAGACCAGACGCAGCACAGGGAAGGTCTCAGTTCCAGCAAGAGGTTGAAGTGTTAACCTCTATGAGACATCCAAACATGGTTCTCCTACTTGGAGCATGTCCGGAATACGGATGTTTAGTCTATGAATACATGGCAAACGGTAGCTTAGACGACTGTCTTTTCAGACGAGGAAACTCTCCAGCCCTTTCTTGGCAGCTAAGATTTCGCATAGCAGCTGAAATCGCAACCGGTCTTCATTTCCTCCACCAGATGAAACCGGAGCCTCTGGTGCACCGTGACCTTAAACCAGGAAACATTTTGCTTGACCAGCATTACGTCAGCAAGATCTCTGATGTTGGCTTGGCCAGGCTAGTCCCTCCATCGGTTGCTGACACTGCAACTCAATATAGAATGACGTCAACAGCTGGAACATTCTGTTACATTGATCCAGAATACCAGAAGACCGGCATGTTGGGGACTAAATCAGACATTTACTCGTTTGGGATTATGCTTTTGCAAATACTTACAGCTAAGCCACCAATGGGTTTGACTTATCACGTCGAGAGAGCAATCGAAAACAGAACTTTCGCTGAGATGTTAGACCCTTCTGTGCCTGACTGGCCACTCGAAGAGGCCTTGGTTGCCGCCAAACTTGCTGTACAGTGTGCTGAGTTAAGACGCAAAGACAGACCTGACTTGGGGAATGTTGTTTTGCCTGAGCTTAACAGACTCAAGACACTAGCTGAAGAAAGCATGCTCCCCACTAACATTGGCGGAAGCAAACGACCTACAAGGAACCGGAATAATAATATCTACATCAAAAGTCCATTGTCCACGACTTCACTACATGTATGA